Proteins encoded in a region of the Triplophysa rosa linkage group LG6, Trosa_1v2, whole genome shotgun sequence genome:
- the epsti1 gene encoding epithelial-stromal interaction protein 1 isoform X2, with translation MEGGEPSRPHSPGTSGAVSLEEVRQKQQQEARQVKLKKRLQKEEIDRKNRQAEEEENQQMKDKQRDKANKLEMKRKQEEQRRQDLYQHDQQMKNREFLQKVETSNRTVPMAASNSIPASSWAKCQEYRESKRQDENAALLEKKEEQRRKAEILEEKLKQEEEDRKRQIDTDHRRVNLAFLNRLEASTSGRMSEPMANTPVSSNICEDDEEIEDPASSPVPNPLQGYTEEEGCVQMWAVMKLQCNFPYYERDMLEDILRQCNGDYQQAYELLNV, from the exons ATGGAAGGAGGAGAACCATCCCGGCCCCATTCACCTGGCACCA GTGGTGCAGTTTCATTAGAAGAAGTCAGACAGAAACAGCAACAGGAGGCACGCCAGGTCAAACTAAAAAAAAGG CTTCAAAAAGAGGAAATTGATAGAAAAAATAGACAGGCAGAGGAAGAAGAGAACCAGCAGATGAAGGACAAACAGCGAGATAAG GCCAATAAACTGGAGATGAAGAGAAAACAAGAAGAGCAACGTAGACAGGATCTGTACCAACATGATCAGCAAAT GAAAAACAGGGAGTTTCTTCAAAAAGTGGAGACGTCTAACAGAACTGTTCCTATGGCAGCAAGCAATTCCATCCCAGCATCATCCTGG GCTAAATGTCAGGAGTACAGAGAATCCAAAAGACAGGATGAGAATGCAGCCCTGCTTGAGAAGAAAGAGGAGCAAAGGAGAAAG GCAGAAATTTTGGAGGAAAAGTTAAAGCAAGAAGAGGAGGACAGGAAGAGGCAGATTGATACTGACCATCGAAG GGTGAACTTGGCCTTCCTAAATCGATTGGAGGCAAGTACTTCAGGTAGGATGTCTGAACCCATGGCAAACACCCCTGTAAGCAGTAATATCTGTGAAGACGATGAAGAAATAGAGGATCCAGCCTCATCGCCTGTACCCAATCCGTTACAGGGCTATACAGAGGAGGAAG gttGTGTACAGATGTGGGCCGTAATGAAACTTcagtgtaattttccctactatgagCGAGATATGCTGGAAGACATCCTCCGACAGTGTAATGGCGACTACCAGCAAGCATATGAGCTGCTTAAtgtgtaa
- the epsti1 gene encoding epithelial-stromal interaction protein 1 isoform X1, with protein sequence MTDREQVNQYEYEQRNSPTTSNTQTRDKPTYADGYTRIPPNSSRHSELQRTVQKEEEALRKWKEENHPGPIHLAPVRLGGAVSLEEVRQKQQQEARQVKLKKRLQKEEIDRKNRQAEEEENQQMKDKQRDKANKLEMKRKQEEQRRQDLYQHDQQMKNREFLQKVETSNRTVPMAASNSIPASSWAKCQEYRESKRQDENAALLEKKEEQRRKAEILEEKLKQEEEDRKRQIDTDHRRVNLAFLNRLEASTSGRMSEPMANTPVSSNICEDDEEIEDPASSPVPNPLQGYTEEEGCVQMWAVMKLQCNFPYYERDMLEDILRQCNGDYQQAYELLNV encoded by the exons TGCTGATGGATACACACGGATACCACCAAATTCTTCAAGACACAGCGAACTGCAGAGGA CTGTACAGAAAGAGGAAGAAGCTCTAAGGAAATGGAAGGAGGAGAACCATCCCGGCCCCATTCACCTGGCACCAGTGAGGCTCG GTGGTGCAGTTTCATTAGAAGAAGTCAGACAGAAACAGCAACAGGAGGCACGCCAGGTCAAACTAAAAAAAAGG CTTCAAAAAGAGGAAATTGATAGAAAAAATAGACAGGCAGAGGAAGAAGAGAACCAGCAGATGAAGGACAAACAGCGAGATAAG GCCAATAAACTGGAGATGAAGAGAAAACAAGAAGAGCAACGTAGACAGGATCTGTACCAACATGATCAGCAAAT GAAAAACAGGGAGTTTCTTCAAAAAGTGGAGACGTCTAACAGAACTGTTCCTATGGCAGCAAGCAATTCCATCCCAGCATCATCCTGG GCTAAATGTCAGGAGTACAGAGAATCCAAAAGACAGGATGAGAATGCAGCCCTGCTTGAGAAGAAAGAGGAGCAAAGGAGAAAG GCAGAAATTTTGGAGGAAAAGTTAAAGCAAGAAGAGGAGGACAGGAAGAGGCAGATTGATACTGACCATCGAAG GGTGAACTTGGCCTTCCTAAATCGATTGGAGGCAAGTACTTCAGGTAGGATGTCTGAACCCATGGCAAACACCCCTGTAAGCAGTAATATCTGTGAAGACGATGAAGAAATAGAGGATCCAGCCTCATCGCCTGTACCCAATCCGTTACAGGGCTATACAGAGGAGGAAG gttGTGTACAGATGTGGGCCGTAATGAAACTTcagtgtaattttccctactatgagCGAGATATGCTGGAAGACATCCTCCGACAGTGTAATGGCGACTACCAGCAAGCATATGAGCTGCTTAAtgtgtaa